A region of Necator americanus strain Aroian chromosome I, whole genome shotgun sequence DNA encodes the following proteins:
- a CDS encoding hypothetical protein (NECATOR_CHRI.G3326.T2), which yields MRDPPVISIENYTTYCGDADENKCSAPTETAEDNSKDAFYDELNALMSKIASQQVVIVGIDANAKMGLEQQSDVLGKWCYAAECTSENGDRLVDLCEQTGHIIASTFKRNHRRQLDYVLARNIPQSDIRKSGAVWDVAFDSDHRPVLLSFKIRFHKRNQGVPLQLEIDMAGLKDDECRRKFRQRVSIHVGVRTRKKLSDADSFTKCIQDAARETLPVLLPRKKFAFASAETKSTYNSNRLAPSAPKLEHVHRPTYAVNEEPPTVSEVLVCIQKMKNGKPGGDDGISAEMLKYLPLSGIREITKIIRSIWIDERIPDSWRHAIIIPLHKKLSVTDPSNYRGISLLRVMYKVLERIILDRLIKHREEHRDEQAGFRPGRSTIDQVFIVRRVIEIWQRYSKPMQLAFLDFEATFDSPHRGRLLNALSADGVPGKFVRLLDDMNQRTTAAVRTPAGCTTSFEVVTGVRQGAVAGFLFNFAIDDIMRKTVEQCPADIFLAPSGCPLTDLEYSDDVVIFAESSTKLQHVVNLVSKLAAAYGLRLCSDKCKQMWISSRPRTGIVVDGQPKELVDEFCYLGRTLKNNGSYERDVQQRCAKATSAFNSLTKSIRPIMMYGSETWAAPSTVMERLDCTERKLLRRLLGYFWPRVCHNEDLYAEIDVLYRRITRGKHQHLAPPSKVAKVNRLCFFGHILRRPADRLVQRGLRSSSGSSWKKPPGRKRKFWTEAVKEDLRTLGVDRQFRQDVRFRRIWNSDEWIDSVQALAEDRESWAQLCSRAAHLGEDAGNRVRR from the exons ATGAGAGATCCGCCCGtaatcagcatcgaaaattacaccacatactgtggcgatgctgatgagaacaaa tgctccgcacctacggaaaccgctgaggacaacagtaaggacgccttctatgatgaactcaatgcgttgatgtctaaaatagcaagccagcaggtggtcattgtcggaatcgacgcaaatgcgaagatgggactcgaacagcaatccgatgtgctaggaaaatggtgcTATGCAGCGGAGTGCACGTCGGagaacggtgaccgtctggtcgacttgtgcgaacagacaggccacatcatcgcttccacgtttaagaggaatcatcgacgccag ctcgactacgttctggcgaggaacattcctcagtcagatatccgaaaatctggggctgtttgggacgtcgcgttcgactctgaccaccgtccagttcttctcagcttcaagatacggttccacaagagaaaccaaggagttcctcttcaactggaaatcgacatggcaggtctgaaagacgatgaatgcagaagaaaattccgccaacgtgtgtctattcatgttggagtacggaccaggaagaagcttagcgatgcggattccttcacaaagtgcatccaggacgctgcgagggaaacgctcccggttctattgccgcggaagaagtttgcctttgcatctgcggaaacaaaatccacatacaattct aaccggctagcaccgtcagccccTAAACttgaacacgttcatagaccgacatacgcggttaacgaggagccaccgaccgtgtcggaggtcctggtctgcattcaaaaaatgaagaatggaaaacctggcggagacgacgggattagcgcagaaatgctaaaatatcttcctctgtctgggattcgtgagattacaaagatcatccgttcaatatggatagacgaaaggatacctgattcgtggagacacgctatcataattcccctccacaagaagttatccgtcacggaccccagcaattatcgaggaatctctttgctgcgtgttatgtacaaggtattggagcgcattatcctggaccgactcattaaacatcgcgaagaacatcgcgacgagcaagctggctttcgtcctggccgatctacgattgaccaggtgttcatcgtcaggagagtgatcgaaatctggcagcggtattcgaagccaatgcaactagcgtttctggactttgaagccacgttcgactctcctcaccgaggccgtcttctcaacgcgctgagCGCCGacggagtaccaggaaagttcgttcgcttgcttgatgacatgaatcaacgaacaactgctgcagttcgaacaccagccggatgtacaacatcgtttgaagtggtaactggagtaagacaaggggcagtggcaggtttcctgttcaatttcgcaatcgacgacattatgcgaaaaaCAGTCGagcagtgtcctgccgacattttcttagcaccatctgggtgccccttgactgacctcgagtactccgacgatgttgttatattcgcggaaagcagtacgaaacttcaacatgttgtcaaccttgtatcgaagctggctgcagcctatggactacgcctatgctctgataaatgcaagcagatgtggatctcttcgagaccacgaacgggaatcgtggtggacggacaaccgaaaGAActtgtcgatgagttctgttacctaggccgtacgctgaagaacaatggcagctacgagagagatgttcagcaaagatgcgctaaggccacttctgcatttaactccttaacgaaat caattcgccccatcatgatgtacggatcggagacttgggcagcaccatcaacggttatggagaggcttgactgcacggaacgaaagctgcttagacggctacttggctacttttggcctagggtatgtcacaatgaagatctttacgcagaaattgatgtgttATACCGGCGGAtcacacgtggaaaacatcaacatcttgcaccgccatcgaaagtggctaaagtaaatcgtctttgcttctttggtcatatattaaggagaccggcagatcgccttgttcaacgaggtctgaggagttcgtcgggttcgagctggaagaagccacctggccgaaaacggaagttctggactgaggcggtgaaagaggacctgaggacacttggcgtggataggcagttcaggcaagacgtaaggtttcgcagaatatggaatagcgacgaatggattgattctgtgcaagctctcgcagaagatcgagaaagttggGCACAGCTGTGTTCAAGGGCGGCACACCTCGgtgaagatgcgggtaatcgcgtcaggcgatga
- a CDS encoding hypothetical protein (NECATOR_CHRI.G3326.T3) yields the protein MNQRTTAAVRTPAGCTTSFEVVTGVRQGAVAGFLFNFAIDDIMRKTVEQCPADIFLAPSGCPLTDLEYSDDVVIFAESSTKLQHVVNLVSKLAAAYGLRLCSDKCKQMWISSRPRTGIVVDGQPKELVDEFCYLGRTLKNNGSYERDVQQRCAKATSAFNSLTKSIRPIMMYGSETWAAPSTVMERLDCTERKLLRRLLGYFWPRVCHNEDLYAEIDVLYRRITRGKHQHLAPPSKVAKVNRLCFFGHILRRPADRLVQRGLRSSSGSSWKKPPGRKRKFWTEAVKEDLRTLGVDRQFRQDVRFRRIWNSDEWIDSVQALAEDRESWAQLCSRAAHLGEDAGNRVRR from the exons atgaatcaacgaacaactgctgcagttcgaacaccagccggatgtacaacatcgtttgaagtggtaactggagtaagacaaggggcagtggcaggtttcctgttcaatttcgcaatcgacgacattatgcgaaaaaCAGTCGagcagtgtcctgccgacattttcttagcaccatctgggtgccccttgactgacctcgagtactccgacgatgttgttatattcgcggaaagcagtacgaaacttcaacatgttgtcaaccttgtatcgaagctggctgcagcctatggactacgcctatgctctgataaatgcaagcagatgtggatctcttcgagaccacgaacgggaatcgtggtggacggacaaccgaaaGAActtgtcgatgagttctgttacctaggccgtacgctgaagaacaatggcagctacgagagagatgttcagcaaagatgcgctaaggccacttctgcatttaactccttaacgaaat caattcgccccatcatgatgtacggatcggagacttgggcagcaccatcaacggttatggagaggcttgactgcacggaacgaaagctgcttagacggctacttggctacttttggcctagggtatgtcacaatgaagatctttacgcagaaattgatgtgttATACCGGCGGAtcacacgtggaaaacatcaacatcttgcaccgccatcgaaagtggctaaagtaaatcgtctttgcttctttggtcatatattaaggagaccggcagatcgccttgttcaacgaggtctgaggagttcgtcgggttcgagctggaagaagccacctggccgaaaacggaagttctggactgaggcggtgaaagaggacctgaggacacttggcgtggataggcagttcaggcaagacgtaaggtttcgcagaatatggaatagcgacgaatggattgattctgtgcaagctctcgcagaagatcgagaaagttggGCACAGCTGTGTTCAAGGGCGGCACACCTCGgtgaagatgcgggtaatcgcgtcaggcgatga
- a CDS encoding hypothetical protein (NECATOR_CHRI.G3327.T1): MVLPATKKDYGDVIVKTRSLTEAQKNVEFVSQLLESLEVWEASGVEGVIFNVDLKDSSIIPILAEHDFTFAHSNYGTELTMVRWLSNTSSMLLEFSEPSDCTTWISASITATRLLRG; this comes from the exons ATGGTATTACCGGCAACTAAAAAAGACTATGGAGATGTTATTGTGAAGACAAGGTCCCTCACTGAAGCACAGAAGAATGTGGAGTTTGTTTCACAGCTGCTGGAGTCGCTGGAAGTGTGGGAAGCTTCTGGAGTAGAAGGAGTCATCTTCAATGTTGACCTGAAG GATTCGTCTATCATTCCGATACTAGCAGAGCATGATTTCACGTTTGCACACTCGAATTACGGAACGGAATTGACGATGGTGCGATGGCTGTCCAATACATCATCAATGTTGCTTGA GTTTTCGGAACCAAGCGATTGCACCACGTGGATATCCGCTagcatcacggcaacgcggctactgag gggatga
- a CDS encoding hypothetical protein (NECATOR_CHRI.G3327.T2): MVLPATKKDYGDVIVKTRSLTEAQKNVEFVSQLLESLEVWEASGVEGVIFNVDLKDSSIIPILAEHDFTFAHSNYGTELTMVRWLSNTSSMLLEFSEPSDCTTWISASITATRLLR, from the exons ATGGTATTACCGGCAACTAAAAAAGACTATGGAGATGTTATTGTGAAGACAAGGTCCCTCACTGAAGCACAGAAGAATGTGGAGTTTGTTTCACAGCTGCTGGAGTCGCTGGAAGTGTGGGAAGCTTCTGGAGTAGAAGGAGTCATCTTCAATGTTGACCTGAAG GATTCGTCTATCATTCCGATACTAGCAGAGCATGATTTCACGTTTGCACACTCGAATTACGGAACGGAATTGACGATGGTGCGATGGCTGTCCAATACATCATCAATGTTGCTTGA GTTTTCGGAACCAAGCGATTGCACCACGTGGATATCCGCTagcatcacggcaacgcggctactgaggtag
- a CDS encoding hypothetical protein (NECATOR_CHRI.G3328.T1), translated as MLLPRRRVDITSNAVRIEVVPSRTSAMNGASKGHPLVSSAPPQAFERSRLRNYNENHAVLTRQQPALRCCNIEYGIHHPVITARMHEELRAPQRSLSMPRS; from the coding sequence ATGCTACTACCGAGACGTCGAGTAGATATCACCTCCAACGCTGTTCGGATCGAAGTGGTACCATCGCGAACTtcagcgatgaatggtgctagcaagggtcatCCCTTAGTTTCGAGTGCCCCACCGCAAgccttcgagcgcagccgcttacgcaactacaacGAAaatcatgccgttttgacccgacagcAACCTGCTTTACGTTGCTGCAACATTGAATACGGCATCCATCATCCCGTGATCACTGCTAGAATGCACGAGGAACTACGAGCCCCTCAGCGATCGCTGTCCATGCCACGATCTTAA
- a CDS encoding hypothetical protein (NECATOR_CHRI.G3329.T1), with amino-acid sequence MHFHPVKLLIIFAVADVISGQTSDSSGGSGATTTAAGVTTTTIAPSENTMCPQNQVITDAVRNTFLTRINQIRSRVARGLFVTSSGVYARQALKMIRLTYSCPAETSANNWAVRCQNMDSGTTAYAETRYIYQGTTAVYDTVARTAVNSWRDEVNTGSLPMAGTTPQYIYQTNLGIPNFAKMVWDTERQVGCSITRCSSFTNVVCHFTPRGGIAGSQMYKPGPFCRRCANIGLPTCSDGLCSA; translated from the exons ATGCACTTCCATCCTGTT AAGTTGCTGATCATCTTTGCAGTCGCCGACGTTATCT CTGGACAAACCAGTGATTCGTCTGGTGGAAGCGGTGCTACCACAACCGCGGCAGGTGTGACTACCACCACGATTGCTCCAA GTGAAAACACGATGTGCCCACAAAACCAAGTGATAACCGATGCTGTAAGGAATACATTCCTAACACGTATCAATCAGATAAG ATCACGAGTTGCTCGAGGCCTTTTCGTCACGAGTTCAGGAGTGTATGCTCGTCAAGCACTAAAAATGATTAGACTT ACCTACAGTTGCCCCGCAGAAACCAGTGCCAACAACTGGGCTGTACGGTGCCAGAACATGGACTCGGGGACAACTGCTTATGCTGAGACCAGATACATTTATCAGGGAACTACTGCTGTCTATGACACCGTCGCAAGAACG GCTGTGAACTCTTGGAGGGATGAAGTAAATACTGGAAGTCTGCCCATGGCTGGGACGACACCACAGTATATTTACCAAACAAATCTTGGAATACCAAATTTTGCAAAG ATGGTTTGGGACACTGAGAGGCAAGTTGGCTGCTCGATAACAAGATGTTCTTCATTCACGAACGTGGTTTGCCACTTTACTCCAAG AGGAGGTATTGCTGGCTCTCAAATGTACAAGCCAGGGCCCTTCTGCAGGCGTTGCGCAAACATTGGGTTGCCTACCTGTTCTGATGGACTTTGCAGCGCTTGA
- a CDS encoding hypothetical protein (NECATOR_CHRI.G3329.T3) produces the protein MGPVLDTFGQGILEYAIVVDDFFSPSFPIADVLFHRVAKSYFRTKERMIRTTTKGWYYRDVKWTPQPVTGQTSDSSGGSGATTTAAGVTTTTIAPSENTMCPQNQVITDAVRNTFLTRINQIRSRVARGLFVTSSGVYARQALKMIRLTYSCPAETSANNWAVRCQNMDSGTTAYAETRYIYQGTTAVYDTVARTAVNSWRDEVNTGSLPMAGTTPQYIYQTNLGIPNFAKMVWDTERQVGCSITRCSSFTNVVCHFTPRGGIAGSQMYKPGPFCRRCANIGLPTCSDGLCSA, from the exons atGGGTCCTGTGCTAGACACCTTCGGACAAGGaatcctcgagtacgcaatcgtcgtagacgatttcttttctccttcgtttccgatagcagatgttcttttccatcgtgtggctaagtcgtattttcgcacgaaggagagaatgatcagaaccactacaaaaggatggtactaccgaGACGTCAAGTGGACACCACAACCGGTTA CTGGACAAACCAGTGATTCGTCTGGTGGAAGCGGTGCTACCACAACCGCGGCAGGTGTGACTACCACCACGATTGCTCCAA GTGAAAACACGATGTGCCCACAAAACCAAGTGATAACCGATGCTGTAAGGAATACATTCCTAACACGTATCAATCAGATAAG ATCACGAGTTGCTCGAGGCCTTTTCGTCACGAGTTCAGGAGTGTATGCTCGTCAAGCACTAAAAATGATTAGACTT ACCTACAGTTGCCCCGCAGAAACCAGTGCCAACAACTGGGCTGTACGGTGCCAGAACATGGACTCGGGGACAACTGCTTATGCTGAGACCAGATACATTTATCAGGGAACTACTGCTGTCTATGACACCGTCGCAAGAACG GCTGTGAACTCTTGGAGGGATGAAGTAAATACTGGAAGTCTGCCCATGGCTGGGACGACACCACAGTATATTTACCAAACAAATCTTGGAATACCAAATTTTGCAAAG ATGGTTTGGGACACTGAGAGGCAAGTTGGCTGCTCGATAACAAGATGTTCTTCATTCACGAACGTGGTTTGCCACTTTACTCCAAG AGGAGGTATTGCTGGCTCTCAAATGTACAAGCCAGGGCCCTTCTGCAGGCGTTGCGCAAACATTGGGTTGCCTACCTGTTCTGATGGACTTTGCAGCGCTTGA
- a CDS encoding hypothetical protein (NECATOR_CHRI.G3329.T2) has product MGPVLDTFGQGILEYAIVVDDFFSPSFPIADVLFHRVAKSYFRTKERMIRTTTKGWYYRDVKWTPQPVSEYVTISVRVAPLGDSHFHRR; this is encoded by the coding sequence atGGGTCCTGTGCTAGACACCTTCGGACAAGGaatcctcgagtacgcaatcgtcgtagacgatttcttttctccttcgtttccgatagcagatgttcttttccatcgtgtggctaagtcgtattttcgcacgaaggagagaatgatcagaaccactacaaaaggatggtactaccgaGACGTCAAGTGGACACCACAACCGGTTAGTGAGTATGTGACCATCTCCGTACGAGTCGCACctttgggcgattcccatttCCACCGGCGATGA
- a CDS encoding hypothetical protein (NECATOR_CHRI.G3330.T1) → MKLDTVPGPDFISADVLKAERKGPRAAWTTSRRVDSHKKLLSLVVIFVYYEKAFDSVETNAVLKLVTTHRALERCLLKFNRRTQHLAGLRSSDSRRVSRLVSRREGVTCSLNGWDRYKEQSCGQMNTDIEHREFRRSDGQTSSRSPQKKDMRIFEYLREEIATEPPL, encoded by the exons ATGAAACTTGACACAgtccccggacctgattttatatcagcagacgtTCTTAAGGCTG aaagaaagggtCCCagagctgcttggaccacatctagACGTGTCGATAGCCATAAAAAATTGCTTTCACTTGTTGTAATCTTCGTctactatgagaaagccttcgacagcgtagaaacgaatgcagtgCT GAAGCTagttactacccacagagctcttgagagatgtcttctgaagtttaaccggcgcacacaacacctagccggtcttcgcagctccgactcaAGAAGAGTATCTCGACTTGTGTCTCGTCGAGAgggagtgacgtgttcgcttaACGGATGGGATAGGTACAAG GAGCAGAGTTGTGGGCAAATGAATACCGATATCGAGCATAGGGAATTCCGCCGAAGCGATGGTCAGACCTCATCTCGAAGTCCTCAAAAGAAAGATATGAGGATTTTCGAGTACCTCCGAGAAGAGATTGCCACTGAGCCGCCTTTATGA
- a CDS encoding hypothetical protein (NECATOR_CHRI.G3331.T1) encodes MESLATTIRLVTLNCRTLSSELQQTALSRVLQYLSVAFAPLQKTRMRDTPINSIENYAMYCCDADEKKVSGYAVVERNDCNGMVEEFGSTPSRWASYDCEIAEDVNSGSQVLTHLHKPLRTTVRTPSTMKSKRFDNSTISI; translated from the coding sequence ATGGAATcattggcaacaaccattcgtttggTTACGCTaaactgccgaacactgtcgagtgaactccaacaaaccgccctGTCCAGGGTTCTGCAATATCTCTCTGTGGCGTTTGCTCCACTGCAGAAAACACGCATGCGAGATACACCCATCAatagcatcgaaaattacgcCATGTACTGCtgtgatgctgatgagaagaaagtgagTGGCTACGCAGTAGTTGAGAGGAACGATTGCAACGGCATGGTGGAAGAGTTTGGCTCAACGCCGTCTAGATGGGCTTCGTACGACTGCGAGATCGCAGAGGATGTAAACAGTGGATCGCAAGTGCTCACGCATCTACATAAACCgttgaggacaacagtaaggacgccttctacaATGAAATCAAAGCGATTTGATAATAGTACTATTAGTATATAA